From one Prochlorococcus marinus str. MIT 0912 genomic stretch:
- a CDS encoding GDP-mannose 4,6-dehydratase, producing MSQTIFVFGCTGQDGSLICQSLLKKKFKVIGFSRKSDPNRNNHELLGISKDFEIHQIDFKNPKVIKKAIDRFHPSEIYNLGAQSSVGKSYVEVSETLESIVNATVNILQSSKEVQYDGKIFFAGSGEIYGETNLAAKRSTPPNPQSPYGIAKACCLNYVKFYREVYKLNCVSGILFNHESILRSDQFVTKKIIKNALKCLKNKNHKLKVGNIDIARDWGWADEYVEAMQIITRSKILKDQIICTGTLTKLKDFIQITFEKLGLKWEDYVEIDKKLFRRSEISRNFGNPIQLKQELGWESRLKISQIIENMINHEIIFCKDNINSTH from the coding sequence GTGAGCCAAACCATATTTGTTTTTGGATGTACGGGACAAGACGGATCATTGATTTGCCAATCCCTGCTTAAAAAAAAATTTAAAGTCATTGGATTTTCAAGAAAATCAGACCCAAACAGAAACAACCATGAATTATTAGGAATTAGTAAGGATTTTGAAATTCATCAAATTGATTTCAAAAACCCTAAAGTAATCAAAAAAGCTATTGACAGATTTCATCCCTCTGAAATCTATAATCTTGGGGCACAATCATCTGTTGGGAAATCATATGTAGAAGTAAGCGAAACACTTGAAAGCATCGTTAATGCCACAGTCAACATCCTTCAGTCATCCAAAGAAGTTCAATATGACGGCAAAATATTTTTTGCCGGGAGTGGTGAGATTTATGGCGAAACAAATTTAGCTGCCAAACGCTCTACTCCTCCAAATCCACAAAGTCCTTATGGAATTGCAAAGGCGTGTTGCCTGAATTATGTAAAATTCTATAGAGAAGTTTATAAATTGAACTGTGTCTCAGGAATATTATTTAATCATGAATCAATTCTTCGTTCAGATCAATTTGTAACTAAAAAAATAATTAAAAATGCACTAAAGTGTCTAAAAAATAAAAATCATAAGCTGAAAGTTGGAAACATTGATATTGCTAGAGATTGGGGTTGGGCTGATGAATATGTTGAAGCAATGCAAATTATAACAAGATCAAAAATTTTAAAGGATCAAATAATTTGCACAGGCACTCTTACAAAGTTAAAAGATTTTATACAGATTACCTTCGAGAAACTAGGCTTGAAATGGGAAGATTACGTCGAAATTGATAAAAAACTTTTTCGCAGATCAGAAATATCTCGAAACTTCGGTAATCCAATACAATTGAAACAAGAGTTGGGTTGGGAATCTAGGTTGAAGATTAGTCAAATCATAGAGAATATGATCAATCATGAAATAATTTTCTGCAAAGATAATATCAACTCAACGCATTAA
- a CDS encoding glycosyltransferase produces MKIIIDLQGCQLDGHRVRGIGRYSLSLIKKLIRISINHEFILFANACLNNISSDFEEELLEFKNRVSYVKWYGPNLNVLEVSNNQVRFEVAKKLRSYALSLINGDILLLTSFFDGYNDQSVISLDHKFNLPPVASVIHDLIPLSHPKDYLDINLGYKQFYLNMLEELSSIDCFLTNSEFTKNELKRLTSLDPNLIFNISSGCNKEIFNPNVNQADKLFREKNLGLYILYCGAADPRKNLKRLLKSYSLLKDNLKTTYKIILVGEIGESALKDIYSWRDQFEISDDQLLLMGFVTDEELAALYRNCSLFVFPSIHEGFGLPVLEAMSCGAPVIASNRTSIPEILGESTYTFNPYNIDEITLLIENCLENQILLNNLKKNSKERSSFFSWDITANLVLEKLEQLVQSKKSNSIRFDDWNLISEYKRSSYNLILDSLISDLATCSEDMHLKKLVRVISTCIHLIQVEFDLDLRAFQFNKNKSINWQIEGPFDSNYSLSILNQEIALAANEYNNLNLKINITEGLGDYKIDYLFLKDHPALFNLFNSSQSKQNKKFILSRNMYPPRVHDMDSRFNCLHAYGWEETGFPADWVNDFNQYLQGITVMSAQVKKTLIDNGVSIPIHICSLGIDHIRKIKVDTSYVIHAKKYKFLHISSCFPRKGIDCLLEAYGNSFSKDDNVSLIIKTFPNPHNNVFKLLKYHQSINDKYPHVVVIEEDLKLPQIKSLYLQSDCLIAPSHGEGFGLPIAEAMALEIPVMTTAWGGQLDFIDSSNAWLIDYKFAYSKSHFNMFSSAWAEPRAEDCALLMKEIYNTSINDIKSKTLLAKERVLALTWDNCVKENLYIFNNFQAVKRKKNSLRVGWVTTWNSRCGLASYSRYLIQNLVTEVKIYAPIDEEITETDEKNVNRCWSINRPLIDLKRSIIRDKITTLVIQFNYGLYDFSELKELIDFLKSKSISVIIFLHATSDPKFDPNRKLSNIKDALIKCDRLMVHSPNDLNRLKLIELTKNVCLFPHGILPFNMNLDKKEKSYTSYVLNNKSHIENKIKLASYGFCLPNKGFPELIYAVKILRDKKLNVSLNLRTASYSQDYIWFYNQLVSLIEQLDLKEYVSIDNHYHDDISTLECLSKVDLIVYPYQYSNESCSGAIRQGLASGTPVAVTPLSIFDDVKPVIYELPGLSSEDIAKGIQDWFVKGSNFRNQNINSSAFATWRKEHSFSSLGIRLQGIINALS; encoded by the coding sequence ATGAAAATAATTATTGATCTACAGGGTTGTCAATTAGATGGACATCGTGTAAGAGGAATTGGTAGATACTCTTTATCATTAATCAAAAAATTAATAAGAATTTCTATCAATCATGAATTTATATTATTTGCTAATGCATGTTTAAATAATATTAGCAGTGATTTTGAAGAGGAACTATTAGAATTTAAAAATCGTGTCTCTTATGTTAAGTGGTATGGACCTAACTTAAATGTATTAGAAGTATCAAATAATCAAGTTCGCTTTGAAGTGGCTAAGAAATTAAGATCTTATGCATTATCACTGATCAATGGAGATATTTTACTTTTAACTAGTTTTTTTGATGGATATAATGATCAATCTGTGATTTCATTAGATCATAAATTTAATTTACCACCAGTAGCTAGTGTAATTCATGATTTAATACCTCTTTCGCATCCAAAAGATTATCTAGATATTAATTTAGGTTATAAACAATTTTACTTAAATATGCTAGAGGAGTTAAGTTCAATAGATTGTTTTTTGACAAACTCTGAATTTACAAAAAATGAACTTAAAAGATTAACAAGTCTTGATCCTAATCTTATTTTTAATATTTCATCTGGATGTAATAAAGAAATCTTTAATCCTAATGTTAATCAGGCAGATAAGTTATTTAGAGAAAAAAACTTAGGTCTATATATTTTATATTGTGGTGCAGCAGATCCTAGAAAGAATCTAAAGCGATTACTTAAATCTTATTCATTGTTAAAAGATAACTTAAAAACAACTTATAAAATAATTCTAGTTGGTGAAATAGGAGAGTCTGCATTAAAGGATATATATTCTTGGCGAGATCAATTTGAGATTAGTGATGATCAATTATTGTTGATGGGTTTTGTAACCGATGAAGAATTAGCGGCACTGTATCGTAATTGCAGTCTATTTGTTTTCCCATCAATTCATGAGGGTTTTGGCCTTCCAGTTTTAGAAGCAATGTCATGTGGTGCTCCTGTTATTGCATCTAATAGAACAAGTATTCCCGAAATACTTGGAGAAAGTACTTATACATTTAATCCTTATAACATTGATGAAATTACTTTATTAATAGAAAATTGTTTGGAGAATCAAATATTATTGAATAATCTTAAGAAGAATTCAAAAGAAAGATCATCTTTTTTTTCATGGGATATTACTGCCAATCTTGTATTGGAGAAATTAGAGCAATTAGTTCAATCGAAAAAATCTAATTCTATTAGATTTGATGATTGGAATTTGATTTCAGAATATAAAAGATCATCTTATAACTTAATTCTAGATTCACTCATTTCTGATTTGGCTACTTGTTCTGAGGATATGCATTTGAAGAAATTAGTAAGGGTTATATCAACCTGCATTCATTTAATACAAGTAGAATTTGATTTAGACTTAAGAGCTTTTCAATTTAATAAAAATAAGTCTATAAATTGGCAGATAGAAGGTCCATTTGATTCCAATTATAGTTTATCAATATTGAATCAAGAAATTGCACTTGCAGCTAATGAATATAATAATTTAAATTTAAAAATAAATATTACTGAAGGGTTAGGTGACTATAAGATAGATTATTTATTTTTAAAGGACCATCCAGCATTATTTAATTTATTTAATTCGTCACAAAGCAAACAAAATAAAAAATTCATTCTCAGTCGAAACATGTATCCTCCTCGGGTTCATGATATGGATTCTCGATTTAATTGTTTGCATGCATATGGTTGGGAAGAAACTGGTTTCCCTGCTGATTGGGTCAATGATTTTAATCAATATCTACAGGGCATAACAGTTATGTCTGCTCAAGTCAAAAAAACTTTAATAGATAATGGTGTTTCTATTCCAATCCATATTTGTTCTTTAGGTATTGATCATATTAGGAAAATTAAAGTAGACACTAGTTATGTTATTCATGCAAAAAAATATAAATTTTTACATATCTCTTCTTGTTTCCCAAGAAAAGGGATCGATTGTTTATTAGAAGCTTATGGAAACAGTTTTTCTAAGGATGATAATGTAAGTTTAATAATTAAAACATTTCCCAATCCACATAATAATGTTTTCAAATTACTAAAATATCATCAATCAATTAATGATAAATATCCTCATGTTGTAGTTATTGAGGAGGACTTAAAACTTCCTCAAATCAAGTCATTATATCTTCAATCAGATTGCTTAATAGCGCCTAGTCATGGAGAAGGATTTGGTCTCCCAATAGCTGAAGCGATGGCTTTAGAAATACCAGTAATGACAACTGCTTGGGGGGGGCAACTTGACTTTATTGATAGCTCTAATGCTTGGTTAATAGACTATAAATTTGCCTATTCAAAGTCACACTTTAATATGTTTTCTTCGGCCTGGGCGGAACCACGTGCAGAGGATTGTGCATTGTTAATGAAGGAGATTTATAATACCTCTATCAACGATATTAAGTCTAAAACATTACTCGCTAAGGAGCGTGTTCTAGCTCTGACATGGGATAATTGTGTTAAAGAGAATTTATATATATTCAATAATTTTCAAGCAGTTAAGAGAAAAAAGAATTCATTAAGAGTTGGTTGGGTAACAACTTGGAATTCTCGATGTGGCTTGGCTTCATACTCTCGCTATCTAATACAAAACTTAGTTACAGAAGTAAAGATTTATGCTCCAATAGATGAAGAAATAACGGAAACTGATGAAAAAAATGTAAATAGATGTTGGAGCATTAATAGACCATTAATTGATTTAAAAAGATCTATTATAAGAGATAAAATTACAACATTAGTAATACAATTTAATTATGGGCTTTATGATTTCTCTGAATTGAAAGAGTTAATAGATTTTTTAAAAAGCAAATCTATCTCTGTGATTATATTTCTACATGCCACTTCTGATCCTAAATTTGACCCTAATAGAAAGCTCTCTAATATCAAAGATGCCCTAATTAAATGTGATCGCTTGATGGTTCACTCACCAAATGATTTGAATCGATTAAAACTCATAGAATTAACTAAAAATGTTTGTCTTTTCCCTCATGGAATTTTACCTTTTAATATGAATTTAGATAAAAAAGAAAAGTCCTATACTTCCTATGTTTTAAATAATAAAAGTCATATAGAAAATAAAATAAAATTAGCAAGTTATGGTTTTTGCCTGCCCAATAAAGGTTTTCCTGAATTGATATATGCAGTTAAGATTTTAAGAGATAAAAAATTAAATGTCAGTTTGAATTTAAGAACTGCAAGTTATAGCCAAGATTATATCTGGTTTTATAATCAATTAGTATCATTAATAGAACAACTTGATTTGAAGGAATATGTTTCTATAGATAATCATTATCATGACGATATTTCGACACTTGAATGTTTGTCCAAAGTCGATTTAATTGTTTATCCTTACCAGTATTCTAATGAGTCTTGTAGTGGTGCAATCAGACAGGGGTTAGCCAGTGGAACTCCTGTAGCAGTAACACCTTTATCAATTTTTGATGACGTTAAACCTGTAATTTATGAATTGCCGGGTTTGAGCTCCGAAGATATTGCTAAAGGAATTCAAGATTGGTTTGTAAAAGGTAGTAATTTTAGAAATCAGAATATTAATTCTTCTGCATTTGCAACTTGGAGAAAAGAACATTCTTTTAGTTCTCTTGGTATTAGATTACAAGGAATAATTAATGCGTTGAGTTGA
- a CDS encoding GNAT family N-acetyltransferase, with amino-acid sequence MIGELNSSINEPLKREICVIKHTTGAPGLRFLGLGPFFIPSNGLKKLKNLLDLNTSWAKGRDENQLKTMLANSDVVITLWNCKKLIGFGRATSDYSFRAVLWDVVVTDDLQGYGYGKIIVKTLLNSKAIKKAKKIYLMTTKSSDFYQQLGFKIVKNQDLMLLEKL; translated from the coding sequence ATGATTGGTGAATTAAATTCAAGTATAAATGAACCACTTAAGAGGGAAATATGCGTGATAAAGCATACTACTGGAGCACCTGGCTTAAGGTTTCTAGGCTTAGGTCCATTTTTCATTCCAAGTAACGGTCTAAAAAAGCTAAAAAATCTTTTAGATCTTAATACCTCTTGGGCTAAAGGAAGAGATGAAAACCAGTTAAAAACAATGTTAGCAAATAGTGATGTTGTAATAACACTATGGAATTGCAAAAAACTTATAGGCTTCGGAAGAGCAACGAGTGATTACAGTTTTCGAGCTGTTTTATGGGATGTCGTAGTAACAGATGACCTGCAAGGATATGGATACGGAAAAATCATAGTAAAAACCTTATTAAATTCTAAGGCCATTAAGAAAGCAAAAAAAATTTATCTTATGACCACAAAAAGCAGTGATTTTTATCAGCAATTAGGTTTTAAAATAGTCAAAAATCAAGATCTGATGTTATTAGAAAAACTATAA
- the ribH gene encoding 6,7-dimethyl-8-ribityllumazine synthase, with the protein MATIEGTFEKSSSLKAAIVVARFNDLITNKLLSGCLDCLSRHGIDVTETSNQLDIAWVPGSFELPIISQELARRGKYEVIITLGAVIRGDTPHFDVVISEASKGIATVSRETGVPIIFGVLTTDTMQQALERAGIKNNLGWNYALQALEMGSLMKSLS; encoded by the coding sequence ATGGCAACGATAGAAGGTACCTTTGAAAAATCATCGTCTTTAAAAGCGGCTATTGTTGTAGCAAGATTTAATGACTTAATTACCAATAAACTTTTAAGCGGTTGTCTTGATTGTTTGTCTAGACATGGTATTGATGTAACAGAAACAAGTAATCAGTTAGATATTGCATGGGTGCCAGGGTCATTTGAGTTGCCAATTATTTCTCAAGAATTGGCTAGGAGAGGAAAATATGAGGTCATTATTACCTTGGGCGCAGTCATTAGGGGTGATACTCCTCACTTTGATGTTGTTATATCAGAAGCAAGCAAAGGGATAGCAACTGTCTCTAGAGAAACAGGAGTTCCAATAATATTTGGTGTGCTAACTACTGACACAATGCAACAGGCTTTGGAGAGGGCAGGCATTAAGAATAATCTTGGATGGAATTATGCTTTGCAAGCGTTGGAAATGGGATCCCTAATGAAGTCTTTGAGTTAA
- the psbZ gene encoding photosystem II reaction center protein PsbZ, with translation MKPRYKYEEEYLKKTVTWDNYWIREFSASSTMLAINSIVANALLFSSLLLVIGVPVFYMTQTNPEDNRNPNIKKIEILAGVWFHLVLLQALVGEYITHQMSV, from the coding sequence GTGAAGCCTCGCTACAAATATGAAGAGGAATACCTCAAAAAAACAGTTACATGGGACAATTATTGGATTAGAGAATTTTCTGCAAGTTCAACTATGTTGGCTATTAATTCAATCGTTGCGAACGCGCTTTTGTTTTCATCATTGCTTTTGGTGATTGGTGTTCCTGTTTTTTACATGACACAAACCAATCCTGAGGACAATAGAAATCCCAACATTAAAAAGATAGAAATCCTAGCAGGAGTCTGGTTCCATCTAGTTCTTCTTCAAGCCTTAGTTGGTGAATACATCACTCATCAAATGAGTGTCTAA
- the mutS gene encoding DNA mismatch repair protein MutS → MAASPNPIQGSLFEEKEPSVLSKNEQDETLDISNENLSNHQLKNDALARPRVQRGPQKANQIIDPNTFSTSEIEDPKWSHHNLPKIDDLTPALRHYVELKIENPERVLLYRLGDFFECFFEDAIKLSQLLEITLTSKEGGKKIGKVPMAGIPHHASDRYCTELIKKGLSIAICDQLEAAPSKGNKLIKRGITRLITPGTVLEEGMLSAKQNNWLASVLIESNSNPEIINWSLAKIDVSTGEFIVQEGRDTNNLRQELIKLKAAEVISEKTSISNKSWFEGIIEITEFNQTSFSKFEAEIAIKNHYELNEINGLGIDSNSISIKTIGGLISYLNKTHPNLNIENEKRIKTNICIDYPHIKKNKLGLIIDNQTRRNLEITTTQKNGQFHGSLLWAIDRTLTAMGGRCIRRWLDEPLIDISAIKNRQDIIGLLVESSNLRRNIRKILRSMGDLERLSGRAGAQQAGARDLVAIAEGINRLPLIKKHLKDSIFEKTKYFESVINLDKELLEIASKINNEIIENPPLSLTDGGLIYDGVNPILDGLRNQLDDQNSWLKSQELKERKISNINSLKLQYHRSFGYFLAVSKSKALNVPDHWIRRQTLTNEERFVTPGLKEREGKIFQIRARISQLEYEIFCKLRILVGNKSNIIRKAAKAISCLDVLSGLAELAATSDYVKPQIVENENKKKSRKLSIVKGRHPVVEQILVDKVFVANDVDLGSKTDLIILSGPNASGKSCYLRQVGLLQIMAQIGSWIPAKSAQIGISDQLFTRVGAVDDLASGQSTFMVEMIETAFILNNATENSLVLLDEIGRGTSTFDGLSIAWAVSEFLAKNIKSRSIFATHYHELNQISEYINNVENYQVLVQYKNNSLSFLHKVAKGGANKSYGIEAARLAGVPKEVVKDAKKILNNLEENSSKNIQVTQPIKSYK, encoded by the coding sequence ATGGCTGCCAGCCCAAATCCCATTCAAGGCAGTCTATTTGAAGAAAAAGAGCCGAGCGTTCTTAGTAAAAATGAGCAAGATGAAACTCTTGATATTTCGAACGAGAATCTTTCAAATCATCAACTAAAAAATGATGCCTTAGCAAGGCCCCGCGTACAAAGAGGGCCTCAAAAGGCTAATCAGATAATTGATCCAAATACTTTTTCTACCTCTGAAATCGAAGACCCTAAATGGTCACACCATAATTTACCCAAAATTGATGATCTTACTCCTGCATTAAGACACTACGTTGAGCTCAAAATTGAAAATCCTGAACGCGTTCTGCTTTATAGACTTGGAGATTTCTTCGAATGTTTTTTTGAAGATGCAATAAAACTCTCACAGCTTTTGGAAATCACACTAACAAGCAAAGAAGGTGGAAAAAAAATTGGCAAAGTCCCAATGGCTGGCATACCGCACCATGCATCTGATCGTTACTGCACAGAACTAATTAAGAAAGGGCTTTCAATAGCGATTTGCGATCAACTTGAAGCGGCCCCATCGAAAGGAAATAAATTAATCAAACGAGGAATCACTAGATTAATAACTCCTGGCACCGTTTTGGAAGAAGGAATGTTAAGTGCAAAACAAAATAACTGGTTAGCTTCTGTTCTAATAGAATCCAACTCAAATCCAGAAATAATTAATTGGTCTCTAGCAAAAATAGATGTCAGTACAGGTGAATTTATAGTTCAAGAAGGTAGAGACACTAATAATTTACGTCAAGAGTTAATTAAATTAAAAGCAGCCGAAGTCATATCAGAAAAAACCTCCATTTCCAATAAAAGCTGGTTTGAAGGAATAATAGAAATAACTGAATTTAATCAAACGTCATTTTCAAAATTCGAAGCTGAAATAGCCATTAAAAATCATTATGAACTTAATGAGATTAATGGATTAGGAATAGATTCTAATTCTATATCGATCAAAACAATTGGAGGATTAATATCCTATTTAAATAAAACTCATCCAAATCTAAACATCGAAAATGAAAAAAGAATTAAGACAAACATATGTATTGATTATCCTCACATAAAAAAGAACAAATTAGGTTTAATTATAGATAATCAAACACGCAGAAATCTAGAAATAACTACAACTCAAAAAAATGGGCAATTTCATGGTTCATTACTGTGGGCTATTGATAGAACATTAACGGCCATGGGAGGAAGATGTATAAGAAGGTGGTTAGATGAACCGTTAATCGATATCTCCGCCATTAAGAATAGACAAGATATAATTGGCTTACTAGTTGAATCATCGAATTTAAGAAGGAATATTCGTAAAATACTACGATCTATGGGTGACCTAGAGCGCCTTTCAGGTAGAGCAGGCGCACAACAAGCAGGAGCGAGAGATTTAGTTGCAATTGCAGAGGGTATTAACCGTTTACCTTTAATTAAAAAGCATTTAAAAGACTCAATATTTGAAAAAACAAAATATTTTGAATCTGTTATAAATTTAGATAAAGAATTATTAGAAATTGCTTCAAAAATAAATAATGAAATAATAGAAAATCCTCCCCTTAGCCTCACAGACGGTGGCCTAATTTATGATGGTGTAAATCCTATTCTCGACGGACTTCGAAACCAACTTGATGATCAAAATTCATGGCTCAAATCTCAAGAATTAAAGGAAAGAAAGATTAGTAATATTAATAGTTTGAAACTTCAATATCATCGTTCTTTTGGATACTTTTTAGCAGTTAGCAAATCAAAAGCGCTTAATGTTCCAGATCACTGGATCAGAAGACAAACCCTAACTAATGAAGAACGTTTTGTGACTCCTGGTCTTAAGGAAAGAGAAGGAAAAATCTTCCAAATCAGGGCACGCATATCTCAACTTGAATATGAAATTTTTTGTAAGCTTAGAATTCTTGTTGGAAATAAATCCAATATTATTAGAAAGGCTGCAAAAGCAATTTCTTGCTTAGATGTTTTATCTGGCTTAGCAGAATTAGCAGCTACAAGTGACTACGTCAAACCTCAAATAGTTGAAAATGAAAATAAAAAAAAATCAAGAAAATTATCAATTGTAAAAGGTCGTCACCCTGTAGTTGAACAAATTCTAGTTGATAAAGTTTTCGTTGCTAATGATGTCGATCTTGGCTCTAAAACTGATCTAATAATTCTTTCAGGGCCAAACGCCAGTGGTAAAAGCTGCTACTTAAGACAAGTAGGCCTCTTGCAAATAATGGCTCAAATTGGAAGTTGGATCCCAGCCAAATCAGCACAAATTGGCATCTCTGATCAACTATTCACACGTGTTGGAGCAGTAGATGATTTGGCTTCAGGCCAATCAACTTTCATGGTTGAAATGATTGAAACAGCCTTCATTCTTAATAATGCGACTGAAAACTCGTTAGTTTTATTAGATGAGATTGGACGAGGTACTTCAACTTTTGATGGCTTATCTATTGCCTGGGCGGTAAGCGAATTCCTAGCCAAAAATATTAAAAGTCGTTCAATCTTTGCAACTCATTATCATGAGTTAAATCAAATTTCTGAATATATAAATAATGTAGAAAATTACCAAGTTCTTGTTCAATATAAAAATAATTCACTTTCATTTCTTCACAAAGTTGCAAAAGGAGGGGCAAATAAAAGCTATGGAATTGAAGCTGCTCGGCTTGCGGGAGTACCTAAAGAAGTAGTCAAAGACGCAAAGAAAATTTTAAATAATCTTGAGGAAAATAGCTCCAAAAATATTCAGGTTACCCAACCAATTAAAAGCTATAAATAA
- a CDS encoding precorrin-8X methylmutase, with amino-acid sequence MKTPEHPIFLESIKYIRSKLGITQLDTVQQSILERIIHSSGDFTLQSCLKFSPSACENGINALQNGATILTDTYMAKSAISPMAKRTINSDIQCILGMAPKSIDSSVTTRSEIGMRKIWLDFKEKEKLLTPPIVVIGSSPTALISLLDLVESGYATPSLIIGMPVGFIGVSESKSRLLNSECSYIVLDGSKGGASLAAAATNALLRAAET; translated from the coding sequence GTGAAAACACCAGAACATCCAATTTTTCTAGAAAGTATAAAATATATTAGATCTAAACTAGGCATTACTCAGCTGGATACGGTTCAGCAATCAATTTTAGAACGTATTATTCATTCCAGTGGTGACTTTACCCTGCAATCATGCCTGAAGTTCAGTCCCAGTGCTTGTGAGAATGGGATTAATGCATTGCAAAATGGTGCCACGATTTTAACTGATACTTATATGGCAAAGTCGGCAATATCACCAATGGCTAAAAGGACTATAAATTCCGATATTCAATGCATTTTGGGTATGGCTCCTAAGTCAATTGATTCAAGTGTCACAACTAGAAGTGAAATTGGTATGAGAAAAATTTGGTTAGATTTTAAAGAGAAAGAGAAGTTATTAACCCCTCCAATAGTAGTGATTGGGAGTTCGCCCACAGCTTTAATTTCTTTATTAGATCTTGTTGAATCTGGTTACGCAACACCAAGTTTAATTATTGGAATGCCAGTTGGATTTATAGGTGTTTCAGAGAGTAAAAGTCGTTTATTGAATAGTGAATGTTCATATATTGTCTTGGATGGTTCTAAAGGAGGAGCATCTTTAGCTGCAGCTGCTACCAATGCATTATTGAGAGCTGCTGAGACTTGA